In Hevea brasiliensis isolate MT/VB/25A 57/8 chromosome 13, ASM3005281v1, whole genome shotgun sequence, a single genomic region encodes these proteins:
- the LOC131171848 gene encoding G-type lectin S-receptor-like serine/threonine-protein kinase At4g03230, producing MSPEYVVFGKFSMKSDVFSFGIILLEIITGKKNNGFCQEDFYPSMIGKIWHLWREDRTWEIVDSSLKDSCSPEVLRCIQIGLLCVQEDAMERPTMSAVVLMLNSEICLPSPKQPAFTLRKSSIIRSSSLEPKERFCSVDEETITKVVCR from the exons ATGTCTCCAGAATATGTGGTATTTGGAAAGTTTTCAATGAAATCTGATGTCTTTAGTTTTGGGATCATATTATTAGAAATCATTACAGGGAAAAAGAACAATGGTTTTTGTCAAGAGGATTTTTACCCAAGCATGATAGGAAAA ATATGGCATTTATGGAGAGAAGACAGAACATGGGAGATAGTTGATTCGTCACTAAAGGATTCTTGTTCTCCTGAAGTATTGAGATGCATCCAAATTGGGCTCTTATGCGTGCAAGAAGATGCAATGGAAAGACCGACCATGTCAGCTGTTGTTCTAATGTTAAATAGTGAAATTTGTCTTCCTTCTCCTAAGCAACCTGCATTCACTCTCAGAAAGTCTAGTATTATTAGATCTAGCTCATTAGAACCAAAAGAAAGATTTTGTTCTGTGGATGAGGAAACAATTACTAAGGTTGTATGTCGCTGA